In a single window of the Solea senegalensis isolate Sse05_10M linkage group LG1, IFAPA_SoseM_1, whole genome shotgun sequence genome:
- the LOC122761351 gene encoding tripartite motif-containing protein 55-like isoform X2 — protein MNSMENLEKQLICPICLEMFTKPVVILPCQHNLCRKCANDVFQASNPYLPTRSGSLTSGGRFRCPSCRHEVVLDRHGVYGLQRNLLVENIIDMFKQETSSSKPTPERKDETPMCEVHEEEKINIYCVTHGMPTCSMCKVFGAHKDCEVSPISSIYQTKKTELSDGIAMMVGNNDRMQGIISQLEETCRAIEENSRRQKTLVCEKFDQLYSILEEKKREMSQKVTAEQEEKVNYIQGLTRKYGDHLDESCKIVELGIQTMEEPEVALFLQNTKPLLKKISEASSTAHLDKVERGYENMDHYSVDFKREGKALRTIDFIKDDEDDDDEDEDGEADVEDGEEPHTVSGGSAVTSASVQPPPAPAQQISSSPNTAKSPASTQPLTTPKPGV, from the exons ATGAACAGCATGGAGAACTTGGAGAAACAGCTCATTTGTCCTATATGTCTGGAGATGTTTACCAAACCTGTGGTCATCCTACCCTGCCAGCATAACCTCTGCAGAAAATGTGCTAATGACGTTTTCCAG GCTTCAAACCCTTACCTTCCAACCCGAAGTGGCTCACTGACGTCCGGTGGCCGCTTCAGATGTCCCTCCTGCAGACACGAGGTGGTCCTGGACAGACACGGCGTTTACGGCCTACAGAGGAACCTGCTCGTGGAGAACATTATCGATATGTTCAAGCAGGAGACGAGCAG cagcaagccTACGCCAGAGAGAAAGGACGAAACGCCCATGTGTGAGGTCCACGAGGAGGAGAAGATCAATATTTACTGCGTGACCCACGGCATGCCCACATGCTCCATGTGCAAGGTGTTTGGAGCACACAAAGACTGCGAGGTGTCACCTATTAGCAGCATTTACCAGACAAAGAAG ACAGAGCTGAGTGACGGGATCGCCATGATGGTCGGTAACAACGACAGGATGCAGGGCATCATTAGTCAGCTGGAGGAGACCTGCCGTGCCATAGAG GAAAACAGTCGGAGGCAGAAGACCCTGGTCTGTGAGAAGTTTGACCAGCTGTACTCCAtcctggaggagaagaaaagggagATGAGTCAAAAGGTGACGGCGGAACAGGAGGAGAAGGTGAACTACATCCAGGGGCTGACCAGGAAGTACGGAGACCACCTGGACGAGAGTTGTAAGATCGTGGAGCTGGGCATACAGACCATGGAGGAGCCAGAGGTGGCCTTATTCCTGCAG AACACAAAGCCTCTCCTCAAAAA GATCTCAGAGGCATCCAGTACGGCACACTTGGATAAAGTTGAGCGTGGCTATGAGAACATGGATCACTACAGCGTGGACTTCAAGAGAGAAGGCAAGGCCCTGCGCACCATCGACTTCATAAAAG atgatgaggacgatgatgacgaAGATGAGGACGGAGAAGCAGACGTTGAGGATGGAGAGGAGCCGCACACTGTTTCTGGAGGCAGTGCCGTCACTAGCGCGTCCGTCcaacctcctcctgctcccgcCCAGCAGATAAGCTCCTCCCCAAACACAGCAAAGAGCCCCGCCTCCACCCAACCCCTGACAACACCTAAACCTGGAGTTTGA
- the LOC122761351 gene encoding tripartite motif-containing protein 55-like isoform X1 — protein MNSMENLEKQLICPICLEMFTKPVVILPCQHNLCRKCANDVFQASNPYLPTRSGSLTSGGRFRCPSCRHEVVLDRHGVYGLQRNLLVENIIDMFKQETSSSSKPTPERKDETPMCEVHEEEKINIYCVTHGMPTCSMCKVFGAHKDCEVSPISSIYQTKKTELSDGIAMMVGNNDRMQGIISQLEETCRAIEENSRRQKTLVCEKFDQLYSILEEKKREMSQKVTAEQEEKVNYIQGLTRKYGDHLDESCKIVELGIQTMEEPEVALFLQNTKPLLKKISEASSTAHLDKVERGYENMDHYSVDFKREGKALRTIDFIKDDEDDDDEDEDGEADVEDGEEPHTVSGGSAVTSASVQPPPAPAQQISSSPNTAKSPASTQPLTTPKPGV, from the exons ATGAACAGCATGGAGAACTTGGAGAAACAGCTCATTTGTCCTATATGTCTGGAGATGTTTACCAAACCTGTGGTCATCCTACCCTGCCAGCATAACCTCTGCAGAAAATGTGCTAATGACGTTTTCCAG GCTTCAAACCCTTACCTTCCAACCCGAAGTGGCTCACTGACGTCCGGTGGCCGCTTCAGATGTCCCTCCTGCAGACACGAGGTGGTCCTGGACAGACACGGCGTTTACGGCCTACAGAGGAACCTGCTCGTGGAGAACATTATCGATATGTTCAAGCAGGAGACGAGCAG cagcagcaagccTACGCCAGAGAGAAAGGACGAAACGCCCATGTGTGAGGTCCACGAGGAGGAGAAGATCAATATTTACTGCGTGACCCACGGCATGCCCACATGCTCCATGTGCAAGGTGTTTGGAGCACACAAAGACTGCGAGGTGTCACCTATTAGCAGCATTTACCAGACAAAGAAG ACAGAGCTGAGTGACGGGATCGCCATGATGGTCGGTAACAACGACAGGATGCAGGGCATCATTAGTCAGCTGGAGGAGACCTGCCGTGCCATAGAG GAAAACAGTCGGAGGCAGAAGACCCTGGTCTGTGAGAAGTTTGACCAGCTGTACTCCAtcctggaggagaagaaaagggagATGAGTCAAAAGGTGACGGCGGAACAGGAGGAGAAGGTGAACTACATCCAGGGGCTGACCAGGAAGTACGGAGACCACCTGGACGAGAGTTGTAAGATCGTGGAGCTGGGCATACAGACCATGGAGGAGCCAGAGGTGGCCTTATTCCTGCAG AACACAAAGCCTCTCCTCAAAAA GATCTCAGAGGCATCCAGTACGGCACACTTGGATAAAGTTGAGCGTGGCTATGAGAACATGGATCACTACAGCGTGGACTTCAAGAGAGAAGGCAAGGCCCTGCGCACCATCGACTTCATAAAAG atgatgaggacgatgatgacgaAGATGAGGACGGAGAAGCAGACGTTGAGGATGGAGAGGAGCCGCACACTGTTTCTGGAGGCAGTGCCGTCACTAGCGCGTCCGTCcaacctcctcctgctcccgcCCAGCAGATAAGCTCCTCCCCAAACACAGCAAAGAGCCCCGCCTCCACCCAACCCCTGACAACACCTAAACCTGGAGTTTGA
- the crhb gene encoding corticotropin releasing hormone b: protein MKLNLFGTTVILLVAFLPRHECRAVDSRGGALRVLAPQTPNSQQQQQQQQQSAPILERLGEEYFVRLGNEDSNSLPSSSSSSSSSMYPGGAPATYNRALQLQLTRRLLQGKVGNIRALFSGFDDRGDESMERGRRSEDPAISLDLTFHLLRGMMEMSRAEQLAEQAKNNEILMERYGK from the coding sequence ATGAAGCTCAATTTATTTGGTACCACCGTGATTCTGCTAGTTGCCTTCTTACCGCGCCACGAATGTCGGGCTGTTGACAGTCGTGGTGGTGCCCTGCGCGTCCTGGCTCCACAAACCCCAaactcccagcagcagcagcaacagcagcagcagtctgctcCAATCCTGGAGCGGCTTGGAGAGGAGTATTTCGTCCGACTTGGCAACGAGGACTCTAACTCTTtgccgtcgtcgtcgtcctcctcctcgtcatccATGTATCCCGGTGGGGCTCCCGCGACCTACAACAGAGctttgcagctgcagctgacgCGGCGTCTATTACAAGGGAAAGTTGGGAACATCAGAGCGCTCTTCAGCGGCTTCGATGACCGCGGGGACGAGTCgatggagagggggaggaggtcCGAAGACCCGGCGATTTCCCTGGACCTGACCTTCCACCTGCTACGGGGGATGATGGAGATGTCCAGAGCGGAACAGCTGGCAGAGCAGGCGAAAAATAACGAGATTTTGATGGAGCGCTACGGGAAATGA